Part of the Flagellimonas eckloniae genome, GCAAAAAATAGCAATTCTGCCATAGTGTCATACAAAAACTGTCATAGTGTCTGTATTCTTCTATTTTAAAAAATGCATTCAAAAGACATGGATAAATAGTACAATTTTGTACCATCACTATGGGAAAAAGCAAAGCACAGGCGGTAGCCAAGGAACTTTTTTTAAAGGGGAAGAACCAAAAGGAAATTGCCCAATTAACGGACACTACCGAGAAGACCATCGGGGTATGGGTAAGGAAATTTGGATGGAAACAGGAACGCGAGGCCCGGTTTATCGGAAGGCGCACACAAGAGGAAAATCTGCGCAAGCTGATAAGCGACCTAGCAGCCAAGGCCATACGTATCGAATCGGAAATGGAAATGGCTCGGACGCGTGGGGAGACCAATAAGTTCCTTGAGCTTCAGAACGAGCTTAACCGAGTGACGGACGCCGCCAGCAAGTGGAACAAACAATTGGAGGCGATAGCCAAGGAAAACAACATATCGTTGGTGACCTACATACAGGTCATGGACCAGATTTTTGAGTCCGTACGCCAATACAGTCCCAAACTCTACATGGATATGCTGGATTTCCAAGAGGAACATTTGACCGAGGTATCATTAAAACTTGGGTGATGCGAAAGGCTGTAATAACAATAACGCCCGACGACGGGAAAAAACAATTGGACTGCCAGACAGGCAATGTTTCCGATATAGAAATATTGGACGCACTTACCTTAATTTCAAGGCACTTTGCCCAAAAGCTATTGGAGGAATACGAGAGCGTCGTAGGCGGGGATTATGAAAACCTCGATGCCTACCTGGATTTTTTAAGAACCCAAAAACTATAGATATGCCCGTACAATTGTTATTGATATGGCTTGCATTTGCAAGAAAGACAGAGACAAAGAACAAATTAAGGTTGCGCATAGGCGCATTCTATCTAAAGAGGGGTGCAGGGGTGCAGGTCGGTCAACCCATAAAGCTCAGGGCTACGGGCAAAAGGCCCAAAAGACAGATGTGGGTGGAAAACCTATACTATAACTTTAAGTTGAACACAGTGACCCATACCCTTTCCAAAACACCCATCAAAGGGCATTCGGAACCTTTCATTGAAGCCAAAAAGAACAAAGCTGCATGACAAAGGCGGAAAAAATTGCGTTAGAAAAGTATCGGGATAAACTAAAGTTTGTCAGGTCTTCCGGCGCCGCTGTCAATCCCGATGAACCAAAGGACGAAAAGAAGGCCCGTATCGACCGCGCCAAAAAGGATGTCAAGTTTATGGTGGAATACTATTTTCCGCATTACGCAACATCCGAGTGTGCAGACTTTCATGTAAAATCCGCCAAATACACCAAAAAGCACCGAACTGGAAAGCAATTCGATGAATGGGGCCGGGGATTGGCCAAGTCCGTATGGGACAATGTGATAAAGCCGTTCTGGTTATGGATGAACGACGAAGCGCACTATCATGTAATTGTGACGACGAGTTTCGACCGGGCCTGTGAACTTGCCGATGACCTCAAAGCGGAATGGGAGGCAAACCCCCGAATTATAAACGATTTTGGCGAACAGAAGGGAACCGGACAATGGGAAAGCGGTTTCTACATC contains:
- a CDS encoding terminase gpP N-terminus-related DNA-binding protein, which codes for MGKSKAQAVAKELFLKGKNQKEIAQLTDTTEKTIGVWVRKFGWKQEREARFIGRRTQEENLRKLISDLAAKAIRIESEMEMARTRGETNKFLELQNELNRVTDAASKWNKQLEAIAKENNISLVTYIQVMDQIFESVRQYSPKLYMDMLDFQEEHLTEVSLKLG